GTCGATGATATCGGGGTTCATGTATTCATAAACGAATTGTGAAGCTATTTTAAATGATTTCGCTTCCGATCCAAAAATCTGTTGGGAAATTGGTCGTTCTTCTTCGGTCATATAAAGCATTTCTTTGGTTTTGCGGTCATGATACATGATTGCTTTATCTGAAACCATTTCTGTTTCAATAAGTCCGCAGCCCATGGATTTAACAATTCTTCTAAATGCGGAGTCACATATTCCTGCCATAGGGGCTAAAACAACTTGATTGTCTATTTTAACATTACCAATTTTCCACTTCATACTATCAACAAATTTTTACAATATTGTTATATATTATATAATTTAGTTTTTAAGTAAAATAAGTAATGGGTAAATTTTTTATTTTAAAAAAAGAAATAATGGGACTATTTAACCAAATAGTCCATCAAATAATCCTTTTACAGTATCAGTGCCATTTGTATTGTTTAGAATGTCTGATACTTGTGATTCATAACTGTTTTTATCTCCTTGCGCATTTTGAACTTGCTGAATAGCAGTTGCAAGGTTTTCAATGTCACTGTTTGTAATGTTAATGTTATTTACGACAGTGTAATTATTGATTATGTTTACAATAGTTTGGTGATCTGTTACATTGTCTTCTTTAACGGTTTCTTTAACATCATCAACTAATTTTGATACTTTTTCAGAGCTAACATTTGAATTTTGAACAACTTCTGCCTGGGTGTAAATTTCATTGTTAGCTGCTTCTTTTACGTTTTCAGGAATTTCTACATTTGTAGCTACTTCATATGAATTCATAATTCCCGCAAGCGCAGATTCTCCAGTTGCTGTCACAGGACTTGTTACATAAACATGTCCACTTGTAATTCCAGCTGATTTCAATGCAGATAAGTACATGTCCCCTGTAATTGTAGTTATTTTTGCTTTATCAACACTGACTTGGAGTTTTGCATTATCATTTAAATCAACCAGTGCAGATGAAAATATTTGATTTGATCCGTAAGTTTTTCCAGTTATTGTGCTTGCAATTTTATTCACGTCACTTGCTGTTATGACTTTTGAATTTGCATTTTTCAAATCGGCATTAGCCTGATTTTGGAAAAATGTGTCAACAGTATTTTTGTAATTTGCATTTCCATATGTAGTTTCACCATAAGTGACCACTACAGAGTCCGCTTGGCCTGAAAATCCTATAGGGATAATCATTCCAACTAATATTATAGATAAAATAACAATACCTATTGTACTCTTACGCATATTATCACCTCTTTATAATAGCAAATTTTATTTGGTGTTTTTAGTATTTAAATGTATATTATTTGTGGATGTATTTTTTTAAATTTTTATAAATATTGCTGAAATTCAATAATATTTATATGTTTTCAAATCAAATTTAAACTTATAGTAATTCTATTACTATTGTTCAATTTTAATAGACTAAAAGGAGGTGAAAATACGGTAAAGTTAAATAATCGAATAGTATTTGCATTATTGATTTCTATATTGCTTCTGTTTTCTGTAGGAAGTGTTTTTGCAGGAGATAATGAAACCATATCTGAAGTAGTAAGTGCTCCAATTGATTCAGATGGAATAACGTCGCAGGATGATGTAAGCCAACTTCAGGTTTCTGATGATTCAGTTTTATCCGCAAACAATAATGTCATTAACATTGTTGATGTAAGGGATTCGTATAATGAAAATTCCAAAACATGGGATGAAGACGGATTTACCTTAGCTGGAGCTACCGTAAAATTATATGACTCCAACCATAAGCTGATTTCAACTCATACCACTGATTCAAAGGGTAATGTTGCAATTAAAAACTTGGGTTCTGCCAAATATTATGTGGAAGTCAGTTATTCCAC
This is a stretch of genomic DNA from Methanobrevibacter sp.. It encodes these proteins:
- a CDS encoding DUF1002 domain-containing protein, whose protein sequence is MRKSTIGIVILSIILVGMIIPIGFSGQADSVVVTYGETTYGNANYKNTVDTFFQNQANADLKNANSKVITASDVNKIASTITGKTYGSNQIFSSALVDLNDNAKLQVSVDKAKITTITGDMYLSALKSAGITSGHVYVTSPVTATGESALAGIMNSYEVATNVEIPENVKEAANNEIYTQAEVVQNSNVSSEKVSKLVDDVKETVKEDNVTDHQTIVNIINNYTVVNNINITNSDIENLATAIQQVQNAQGDKNSYESQVSDILNNTNGTDTVKGLFDGLFG